A window of Fibrobacter sp. UBA4297 contains these coding sequences:
- a CDS encoding glycosyltransferase family 2 protein, whose amino-acid sequence MKFAFVILHYNVVAETERCINSILEKCDQRNFIVIVVDNNSPNGSGVFLKREYENFSNIEVLLNEKNLGFARGNNVGIYCAREKYNADFVIVLNNDTYLIQENFCSVILEEWGKSKFAVMGPYVATYGGKNQNPMHTELNTIKKVNTTLRRTFFALIRAYCGVDILWNTIKSFVKTIIRGPQNVTVDEIRQENVKLHGCCYVFSPKFFEHFKGFDPRTFMYAEEDILLAQIRSKHLLTVYNPNLKIFHAEKAATKSTLKTNRKKKIFECKESIKSLKILRIVLNECIKEPVKVNQ is encoded by the coding sequence ATGAAATTTGCCTTTGTCATTCTTCATTATAATGTTGTTGCTGAAACCGAGCGCTGTATTAACTCAATTCTAGAAAAATGTGATCAAAGGAATTTTATTGTTATTGTTGTTGACAATAACAGTCCTAATGGTAGTGGCGTGTTTCTGAAAAGGGAATATGAGAATTTTTCCAATATAGAAGTTCTTTTAAATGAAAAAAATCTTGGCTTTGCAAGAGGAAACAATGTTGGCATATATTGTGCTCGTGAAAAATACAACGCCGATTTCGTCATTGTTCTAAATAATGACACTTATCTCATTCAAGAAAATTTTTGCTCAGTTATCCTAGAAGAGTGGGGAAAAAGTAAGTTCGCCGTAATGGGACCGTACGTTGCAACATATGGTGGTAAAAATCAGAACCCGATGCATACGGAATTAAACACTATAAAAAAGGTAAATACAACGTTGCGGCGTACGTTTTTCGCCCTTATTCGAGCTTATTGTGGCGTTGATATTTTATGGAATACAATTAAATCATTTGTAAAAACAATAATAAGGGGTCCCCAGAATGTAACGGTTGACGAAATTAGACAAGAAAATGTAAAACTACACGGCTGCTGTTATGTTTTTTCTCCAAAATTCTTTGAGCATTTTAAAGGCTTTGATCCACGAACATTTATGTATGCGGAAGAAGACATTTTATTAGCTCAAATTAGAAGTAAGCACCTCCTTACAGTCTATAATCCTAATCTAAAAATTTTTCATGCAGAAAAAGCGGCAACCAAGTCAACATTGAAAACAAATCGAAAAAAGAAAATTTTTGAATGTAAAGAAAGTATTAAATCACTTAAAATATTGCGAATTGTATTGAATGAATGTATAAAAGAACCTGTTAAGGTAAACCAATAG
- a CDS encoding glycosyltransferase domain-containing protein, which translates to MMKIQSCIDAIEKQNEEIVRLQNPCNRKIALNFLFSLFSFKRILSFIQSRSLLKKLAKGKKEDLTPVFYAKGSFLDVSKKVAVYTCITNGYDNVNNPILIDDDMDYFCISDSSKKTKSIWQHLEIPATASKYDYAMINRFCKLNPWNIFNAYDYAIYIDGNIDICSDIRCLCPIAHNSKIGIAMHTHDYRDCVYKEAEACEVLKRGNLGAIKTQMTKYRQEGFPEHFGMIEATIIVVDLKNDIAKKIMTAWWNELLQSGSGRDQLSFPYVLWKNGFKISDVGYLGNNRRKNPKFRTRKHFNE; encoded by the coding sequence ATGATGAAAATTCAAAGTTGCATTGACGCCATAGAAAAGCAAAATGAAGAAATCGTTCGTTTACAAAATCCATGTAATCGTAAAATTGCATTAAACTTTTTATTTTCGTTGTTCAGTTTTAAAAGAATACTTTCTTTTATCCAAAGTCGCAGTCTCTTAAAAAAATTAGCAAAAGGAAAAAAAGAAGATTTAACGCCCGTTTTTTACGCCAAAGGTTCATTTCTAGATGTATCAAAAAAAGTCGCTGTTTATACGTGCATTACCAATGGCTACGACAATGTAAACAACCCAATTTTGATTGACGACGATATGGATTATTTTTGCATTTCCGATTCGTCTAAAAAAACAAAATCCATATGGCAACATTTAGAAATTCCAGCCACAGCATCAAAATATGATTATGCAATGATAAATCGATTTTGCAAATTGAATCCATGGAATATCTTCAATGCATACGATTACGCAATTTATATAGACGGAAATATTGACATTTGTTCTGACATTCGTTGTCTATGCCCTATTGCTCATAATTCTAAAATAGGCATAGCCATGCATACTCATGATTATCGTGATTGCGTCTACAAAGAAGCAGAAGCTTGTGAGGTTTTAAAACGAGGGAATTTGGGCGCGATAAAAACTCAAATGACCAAATACCGTCAAGAGGGTTTTCCAGAACATTTTGGAATGATTGAAGCTACTATTATTGTTGTTGATCTAAAAAACGATATTGCAAAGAAAATCATGACAGCATGGTGGAATGAATTATTGCAGTCTGGTAGCGGACGGGATCAATTATCATTCCCATATGTTTTATGGAAAAACGGTTTCAAAATTTCAGATGTCGGATACCTAGGTAATAATAGAAGAAAAAATCCTAAATTTAGAACAAGAAAACATTTTAATGAATAG
- a CDS encoding glycosyltransferase family 2 protein, giving the protein MIDVSIVVPVYNAEKYLDNCIQSLVNQSVINIEIILVNDGSKDRSLEIMESWKKTDSRIICIDQENQGVTQARKKGVDIANGEWITFVDADDELPPQAIEILLNASYGFDLVIGHMQTNLNWTFPKINTEWTQKEYIHRLLAKRSVHWGPVAKLFLKKLMDDTMFDIPRGITNGEDFIFNLRYAKKARSIKIIDNDVYQYTWREGSATSNNPYKSVRYCLLYEKEVWKSFKGVRIRYLYDYCCRTLKTIYRYFRLITKGKA; this is encoded by the coding sequence ATGATTGATGTTTCCATTGTTGTTCCAGTTTACAATGCGGAAAAATATCTTGACAATTGTATTCAAAGTTTAGTCAATCAATCTGTGATTAACATTGAAATCATTCTCGTTAATGACGGCTCAAAAGATAGAAGCTTAGAAATCATGGAGTCGTGGAAGAAAACAGATTCACGAATAATTTGTATTGACCAGGAAAATCAAGGCGTCACGCAGGCTAGAAAAAAAGGTGTTGACATCGCAAATGGCGAATGGATAACATTTGTTGATGCTGATGATGAACTTCCCCCTCAGGCAATTGAGATTTTGTTAAATGCAAGCTATGGTTTTGATCTCGTTATTGGACATATGCAGACTAATCTTAACTGGACTTTTCCAAAAATTAATACAGAATGGACTCAGAAAGAATACATACATCGCCTTCTAGCAAAGCGTTCCGTTCATTGGGGGCCTGTGGCAAAACTTTTTCTAAAAAAATTAATGGACGACACGATGTTTGACATTCCGCGGGGTATAACAAATGGAGAAGATTTCATATTTAATTTAAGATATGCAAAAAAAGCAAGGTCAATAAAAATCATAGATAATGATGTTTATCAATATACTTGGAGAGAGGGGTCGGCAACCTCTAACAATCCGTATAAATCAGTACGATATTGCCTGTTGTATGAGAAAGAAGTGTGGAAGTCTTTTAAAGGAGTTCGAATAAGATACCTATACGACTATTGTTGTCGAACTTTAAAAACAATTTACCGTTACTTTAGATTGATTACGAAAGGTAAAGCATGA